In a single window of the Arachis hypogaea cultivar Tifrunner chromosome 6, arahy.Tifrunner.gnm2.J5K5, whole genome shotgun sequence genome:
- the LOC112696186 gene encoding DUF21 domain-containing protein At4g14240, which translates to MLPLTMSLMRVLGSGKLFPPEHIVTDSEDIPFGTLWWFVYAGISCFLVLFAGIMSGLTLGLMSLGLVDLEILQRSGTSTEKKQAAAILPVVKKQHQLLVTLLLCNACAMEALPIYLDKIFHPVVAVILSVTFVLAFGEVIPQAICSRYGLYVGSNFVGLVRVLMIICFPIAYPIGKVLDILLGHNDALFRRAQLKALVSIHSQEAGKGGELTHDETTIISGALDLTEKTAEEAMTPIESTFSLDVASKLDWEAIGKILARGHSRVPVYSGNPKNIIGLLLVKSLLTVRAETETPVSAVSIRRIPRVPADMPLYDILNEFQKGSSHMAAVVKVTRDRNSTQANGDTDKSKDNEVSKHNSQLTMPLLAKSSDKSESVVISIDKTHKHAADKQYQQNGTATNGVHHFCENTDDGEVIGIITLEDVFEELLQEEIVDETDVYVDVHRRIRVAAVAAATSVARVPSGRKLTVHKPVGNQASK; encoded by the exons ATGTTACCTCTGACTATGAGTTTGATGAGGGTGCTGGGAAGTGGGAAACTGTTCCCACCGGAACACATAGTCACCGATTCAGAGGACATACCTTTTGGAACACTGTGGTGGTTTGTGTACGCTGGAATTTCATGTTTTCTTGTCCTCTTCGCTGGGATTATGTCTGGTCTCACCCTCGGTTTGATGTCTCTTGGTCTCGTTGACCTTGAGATTCTTCAGCGTAGTGGCACTTCCACTGAGAAAAAACAAGCTG CTGCTATTTTGCCTGTTGTTAAGAAACAGCACCAGTTGCTTGTTACTTTGCTTCTGTGTAATGCCTGTGCTATGGAG GCACTTCCTATCTACCTTGATAAAATTTTTCATCCTGTTGTTGCTGTTATTTTATCAGTAACTTTTGTTCTAGCTTTTGGAGAG GTTATCCCTCAAGCTATATGCTCAAGATATGGACTCTATGTTGGTTCAAATTTTGTGGGACTTGTACGTGTTCTGATGATAATTTGTTTTCCAATTGCATACCCTATTGGAAAG GTTCTGGATATATTACTAGGACACAACGATGCACTGTTTCGGCGAGCGCAATTGAAAGCCCTTGTTTCAATCCATAGCCAAGAG GCTGGTAAAGGCGGTGAACTCACACACGATGAGACAACAATTATCAGTGGAGCACTTGATCTCACTGAGAAG ACTGCAGAGGAGGCTATGACACCAATTGAATCTACATTTTCTTTGGATGTTGCTTCCAAATTAGACTG GGAAGCAATCGGGAAAATTCTTGCACGAGGCCATAGTCGTGTCCCTGTATACAGCGGaaaccccaaaaatataattGGCCTCTTACTA GTAAAAAGTCTTCTAACTGTAAGAGCCGAAACTGAGACTCCTGTTAGTGCTGTTTCGATCCGGAGAATTCCAAG GGTTCCAGCAGATATGCCTTTATATGACATCCTAAATGAGTTTCAGAAAGGAAGTAGCCATATGGCCGCCGTAGTCAAGGTTACAAGAGATAGAAACAGCACTCAGGCTAATGGAGACACTGACAAATCTAAGGATAATGAAGTTTCCAAGCACAATTCTCAACTAACTATGCCATTGCTAGCAAAGTCTTCCGACAAATCGGAGAGTGTTGTCATCAGCATTGACAAAACTCATAAGCATGCTGCAGACAAACAATATCAACAAAATGGAACCGCAACAAACGGTGTTCACCATTTTTGTGAGAACACTGATGATGGTGAAGTTATTGGCATCATAACACTGGAGGATGTTTTCGAAGAACTCTTGCAG GAAGAAATCGTGGATGAAACTGATGTATATGTAGATGTACATAGAAG AATACGTGTAGCTGCTGTTGCAGCTGCTACATCAGTGGCGCGAGTTCCATCTGGCCGGAAGTTGACAGTTCACAAGCCTGTA GGGAATCAAGCAAGCAAGTGA